The genomic interval TTGGGCTCGCGATGGTTGTCGCTGTGGAAATGGTTGGTCTATGCTCCCGAATCGTGCGGCCTGCGGGAAGAGCTATCTGATGTTCATAGCCGGGGTATGGCCTGGTCTCCCACCGATTTGTCCCAGTCGGTTTGCAAGGAAGCCTTCCCGTGCGCAGCCGCAAAGAAGCGTGGAAGAGCCAGTAACTCCAAAGGAATAGAAAGGCGAATGGAGGGAAAAGATGATGGGAGCCAAAAAGCGGGTCTTATTTTATGTACCCACAACTCGGCACGCTCCCAGATGGCCGAGGGGTGGCTGAGACACTTGGCGGCTGACAAATGTGAGGTTCACAGTGCCGGTACGGTCGCCACAGGCGTCAACCCCCTGGCGATTCGGGTGATGGCCGAGGTCGGGATCGACATTTCTGGCCAGCACAGTAAGACCCTTGACCGCTATCTTTCTGAGTCCTGGGATTGCGTGATTACTGTCTGCGACCAAGCCAACGAGACATGCCCCCATTTTCCTGGGGTCGGGAAGCGGTTGCACTGGTCTATCCCTGACCCAACTAGGACCCAGACTACCAAGGAAAAAGAAATGGAGGTATACCGGAAAGTCCGCGACGACATCCGGGCACATGTCGAGGAACTGTTAATAAAGGAGGAATGAATGACTGGGATCGTTTTCCCTCTTCTCTGGGGCCTGTCGTTGGCTGGGTTGGCCGATGGCTGAGCGAATCTGAATCTTCTTTCCTCCATGTTGCCCGGAACGAAACCGTTGAAAGTAGGAGCTTTGAGCCCTGCGAGAAAGTGGGCCGGTGCTCTGTTACTGGCCGGCCGGGTTGCTGGATCGGTGTCCCGGTGAGCTTTCCCCCCAAAAATGGGGAAAGCCAGCCGGCCAAAAGATTGCGTTTTGGTTACTTTCTTTTCCGGAGCAGAGGCCGGAACCCTACCAAAGATTTTTTGGTGGTGGGCAGTTGTGCGGATCTCTTGGCCAGCGCCCGCTTTACAGTGGTCTGAGAACCATGTCCCGGAAACGAAACAAAGGAGCGTGCCACCCCAAAGGAGAGAGCGATGTGTGGTGGAAGATAGACTGAGGTTATCTCGAGGACCACCCCGAAAAGGAGGCTTCTTATTCCCGTCGATTTGTGGAGGAGGCTCCATCGCGGGGTCTAGTTTGGGTTTTTGGGGTGAACTCGGCGAACGCGGCTGGGGTTGCAGGCATTTGCAGCTTGCGATTCAGGCGAAAAAGTAAGTCTAGCTTTATTCAAAGGAAAACGGGCAAGTTCCCCTTTACTTCACTGGCGTCGCCACCGGGTAGGGTAAGAAACGCGCTCAACCCCGAGCGGGTCTCGCCTCTTATAGCCAAGACTCTTGGCATTGGACGCCCTCCCCGGTTAAGGTGGATGGGGTGGTGATCCTCCAGGCAATGCGCCGTTAGCCGAGGTTTCCTTGCGAGGGAAGCGACGACATTTTTAGGGTTGAGGGCCTTCTTGTCTTTCGGTTTCTTTGTCCAGGTATGCCTGAGTCCTACTATTATCACGCTCCCGATAACCGGATTTATGGACCCGCCGATCGGGCCACGCTTGAACGTTGGCTTAAGGAAAGGCGAATCGAGCCTACTTCCAAGGTTTCCCAGGAAGGGAAGGAAGGCTTTCGGACGGTGGAAGAGGTATTGCGGGAAGTCCCGGTTCCGGAAGTTCCTCCGGAGGAGGGTGTTTTGGCCCAGGAACAAGTTCCCGTTAAGGGAAAGGTGCCGCAAGAGACGGTGTCCAAAGACGTTCTGCCCCGGGTTTCTTGTGGCCGGTTTATTGAGGTCATTCAAGAGGCGTTTGTCTTTTTGGAACGATCGCTTCCGACCTACCTGGCGATGGGGGTTTTTCTCCAGTTGCCGAATCTCTTTTTTACTGTCTGGACTCAATGGGTTGTCCTGGCTTCGAAGGGCCAGGCCCCGAAAATTCCAGGAGGTATTTTTACCGCGAGTCTTCTTTTTATTCTCGTTGGATTGTTGGCAGAAATTTTCTCGGCTCCTTTGATCCATTACACTTGGCAGTGGGCCGTAGGAGAAGGGGTACCTAGCTGGGCACGGGCTTGGGAGGTGAGCCGCCAACGGGTGGGGAAGCTTGTAGGGACGTTTTTTCTCAGGGTTGGGATTCTTCTTTTGGGAATGCTTGTGGCCATGCTCCCTGTCGCTTTGGTAGGGGCAGCGGGCCATTTTTCCCGGCTAGTCCGGACGTTGGTCGTGCTTTTGTTTCTTCTGATTCTTTTTGGGTTGATTGGCTTTGCGATTCGGTTGGTGCTCGTACCGGCGGTCGTGCTCCTAGAGGGGCTGGGCGGGGTGAGGGCATTGGAGCGTTCAATTGAGCTCGTCCGAGGGATCCGGCCTGGTAGAATATCTGAAAAGGGGGAGGTGCAGTACGTCATCCTTGTGGGGCTGTGCGTGCTTTTGGGAGCCACCATCTCGCTGGCCGTTGGATTTCTCTTGGCTCTCGTCTCTGGGGAAGACTTTGTTCAATTCTGGATGCGGGTCCGAACAAGCAGGGACTGGACCAGCTTTGCCCTGTCGGATCTTGTCGGATTTTCCGGGAACGCGGTGGCTCTTCCCTTGTACACGGTCCTGGTTGTTCTTTGGTATTTGCATCGACGAAAATCGCTGGAGGATTCCTCCGATGGCTCTGTGAACCCAACAGGACAAACATGGCTCTCCTAAAGCTCCTGAGGAAAAGGCGCTGGGAGAGAAAAAGGTTCTTTTTGGGTCGCGTGCCTGATTGGGCATGGGGCAGCAATGACTTTTTGAGTGGCATGGACCGAGGCGTTTGGAGTAGCAAGGAGGGGTTGGCAGCAAAAAGCGAATCTTCCTTTGGGTAGAAAACTTTTTTTGAGAGGAATGAGCGAAAAGTTTCGGCCATGGGGGGTGTTTTGTGCAGCTTTTCATTACGGGGACGACGACGGGGGTGGGAAAAACCGTTTTTAGCTGTGAACTTCTTCGTCGATGGCGTCGGCAAGGGAAAAAGGCCATTGGATTAAAGCCGGTTTCCACCGGAGATCGGCGCGATGCTGAGCTTTTGGCAGAGGCGATGGATGGGACTCTGAGCGTGGAAGAAGTCAACCCGGCACACTGGGATATCCCGGCTGCGCCTCTGGTTGCCTATCGCAGGGGAGGAAAGCCATTGGATCTGGATTTTCTCTGCGAGCATGTAGCTCGTTTTTGCCGCAGGTACTCCCACGTGGTCGTCGAAGGAATCGGGGGTTGGTTAAGCCCTCTGGCGCCGGGGATTACGGTCCGGGAATGGGTACAAAGGCTTAGTCTTCCCGTGATTCTGGTGACCAGAAGCGAGCTCGGCACCCTTTCGCCGACCTTGGCCACAGCGGAAAGCATTCTGGCCAGTGGCATGTGTCTGCGGGGCATTGCATTGAATTTTCATGGAGTCATGCCCGGACCGGCTTCCACAACCCACGCCGAGATCCTTGAGGAATGGATTGGTGTTCCTGTGTTTTCCTTTGGAGGGGAGGCTGGTTTCCCGCAACAATTTCCTGATTGGCTTAACTCCTGAAAAAAGTCGAGGCTATCAAAAAGTCTCTTTCGGTTTTTTGCGATGAGTTTGGATTCCACCTCGCTGGCCCATCTTCGAAGGATCTATGAGAACCGGCCGATAGCTTGGGAAACACTTCCTCAGGAGCCCTTGGTTGAGTTCCGAAGGTGGCTGGAACTTGCTTTGGCGGTGGAAGCGTATGAGCCCAACGCGATGGTTATAGCCACGGCCAATCGGGAAGGCCGACCGAGCGCTCGGATCGTTCTTCTTAAAGGGCTCGATGAGAGGGGGCTTATCTTTTTTACCAACCGGGAAAGTCGGAAAGGTCAGGAACTGAAAGAAAATCCCTTTGCGAGCGTGGTGTTTTACTGGCCAAGCTTGCAACGGCAGGTATGCCTTCGTGGTGCAGTGGAACCCCTCGAAGAGGAATTAGCTCATGCCTACTTTCGCTCCCGTCCCAGGGAACATCAGCTAGCTTCTTGGGCGTCTCGCCAAAGCACTCCCATTCCCATGGATCGCTCCTTCTTGGAGACCCGGCTCCAGGAGGTAGCCGAGCGGTTCCGGAACCAAGAGGTGCCTCCTCCCCCCTACTGGGGTGGTTACCGGGTAATTCCGGACACGGTTGAGTTTTGGCAGGGGAGACCCAACCGGCTACACGATCGCTTTCGCTACACTCGACTGCCCAGTGGGAACTGGCAGTTGGAACGCCTGGCCCCGTAGAAGGCAAATTCAGCATTGACAATGGTTCTCAAGTTACGGAATTCTCAAGCTGTAACTGGAGGAGAAGAAAGCGCGTATGCATGGAAAACGTAATCCAACTACTCAATGCGTGGGGATAGAGGCACCTTTGGGTCATCGGCGTCTTACCGGGTTAAACGGCCTTTGGTTCTCCGGTCAAACCTGGGGATGGCTTGTAGTAGCAACCTTGGGCTTAGTATCCGCGGCATGGGGACAGGTTTCTCCCCAGCAAATGGAGGAGGGGAAAAAGGTCTACGAAACAACTTGTATGGTCTGTCACCAGCCTACCGGTATGGGAATTCCTGGCGTTTATCCCCCCCTGGCGGGTGGGGACTTTGTAGCGGGCGGTAACCGGAGGGCAATCTCGATCGTGCTCAATGGGCTTCAGGGAGCCGTGACCGTGAAAGGGGTACCCTATAACGGCGTCATGCAGGCTTGGAAGGCTGTGCTTACGGACGACAAAATTGCTGCGGTCCTTACGTACGAGCGGAATTCTTTCGGGAACAAAGCTTCCCCGGTGACACCCGAGCAGGTGAAAAAGGTTCGAGACGAGCTTGCCAATCGAACAACGCCCTTTACACCTGCAGAAATCGAGCAGATACCCAACGAAGATGTAAAGCCCTAGGTTTCTGAGCGCTGTCTTTGGGGTTTATTGATAGGCCCCTCTTTCCATCGGGAGATGAGGTAAGCATTGACCGTCCGGAAACCGTTGGAACTCGCGTTCTGCCCGCGAAGCCAGTTTCCGGGAAGAAATAACCGGTTTGAACTTCCGGTGCTCTCTTGGGTATGGGAAAGTTGATTTTCCGTAGAAGTCATGCAAAATTGCGCGTCAAGAAGAGGGTTCCGGGCTCGTTTGGGCCGATGAAAAGGCAAGGGCTTTTCCGACGTGGTCGGACCCTTGAGTCTTCCCAGCACTCGTGGCGGAATCGGTAGACGCGCAAGCTTGAGGTGCTTGTGGGGCAACCCGTGGGAGTTCGAGTCTCCCCGAGTGCACGCGATTACTCTCTGAGGGAACTTGGATCAACCGGAGCCAAGAGGATAGCTTGCTAGAATTTCCTGCGCCAGCGCCCGACCTGATCGTATCTCCCGAGGAGCTTTTGGCTCGATTGGGGGATAGTAGCCTTGTTGTACTGGACGTCCGCGGAGAGGTTGTTCACGTAACCGACACAGAAGGAAAGCCGGCAACACGTTATCATCCGCTTCCGGAAGAATATGAAAGAGGGCATATACCCGGTGCGCTCTTCGTGGATTTCACCCTCGATATTGTGAACGAAGAGGAGCCGATCCCTCTGCAACTAGCTCCCGCAGAAAAGTTTGCTCGAACCATGAGCCAGCTTGGGGTGGATGAGGAAAAATGGGTCGTGGTTTATGACGCTGACGGATCGTATTTAGCCACTCGACTTTGGTGGGCTCTCACCTCCTACGGTCATCCCCACGTATCGGTCTTGGAGGAGGGATTTGCAGGCTGGATCCGACGGGGTTACCCGGTTCGACATGGGGTGGAGTCCCCTTCCCCAAGCCGGTGGACGGTTTCCCGGGAAGCCTCGAGCCGTTTGGAGTTGCCGGCGGTATGGAGCATGATGCAGGAGAAGGGTGGGATCATCCTGGATGCCCGTTCTCCCGATCGTTACGGTCAGGGTCATATTCCGGGGGCCAAAAATCTTCCTTTCTTCGAATTGAAGGATCCGGTTACGGGAAAGTTTCTGGATCCCCCTCGGGTTATCGAGCGTTTACGCAAAGCAGGAATCCCTGAGGACCGAGCTACCCCTATTGTCTGCAGCTGTGGCAGTGGCCACTCGGCGACCTTGGTCTTCTTACAGCTGTACCGTTTAGGCTACCGGAATCTCTGGGTCTACGACGGGTCTTGGAACGAATGGAGTCGAAGCGGTCTTCCTCAGGAAAAGGAAATCGAAACGTGTTAGTCTTGCCGTTCCTTGTGGAAAAAGCGACGACTTCGCAATATAGTTAGACTAGACATTTTCAACTTTCCCATCAAAGGACTGAAAGATGGCGGTGGCTCCCTTCCCGCACCTCTATGAGGTGGCGGCTCAGATGAAGGAAACTTCCCCCGTGGAAGTCTCTGGGCAAGAGCTGGCGACCCTTCAGATTGGACCCCCTCCCGAGTTTGGTGGGCAAAAGGGATATTGGTCTCCGGAAACCCTTTTTCTAGCGTCGATTGTTGGGTGTTTCCTCTTAACCTTTCGAGCTCTGGCCGAGCTATCTTCTCAAAAGTGGCTTGAGCTTCGCTGCGAAGTTCAAGGACAGGTGGAAAAGATCGAGGGGCGCCTGGCGTTTCGTCGCATTGTTCTTCGGGCGCATTTACGAGTTCCCACGGGCCAGGCTACGGCGAAAACCCAGAGGTTACTTGAGCGGGCAGAGGAACACTGTCTAATTGCCAATTCGCTGCGCATCCCGGCGGAACTAGAGGCCGAGATAACGGAGGCCGGCTAAGAGGATCGCTTTTTCCCTAAAAACGAAGGGATGGCCAAGAGCTTTTGTTTCTTCGTTTAGCACCCCGGTCGATATGAAAAAAGTTGTTGGGGAAGCTGGGTTCTGGGCTTCTTTTCTGGCTCGTAAAAAGGACGCTAAAAAGGCGGGCTGCCAATAGCGACACAATAGAGGAAGAGATGAGGCTATTCATCGCACCATATCCCAATGAAGTTGGGTGCGTGGACCAATTAGCGGGGTGTTGCCGACAAGACGGTTTGACGGATGGGGTAGGAAGGGCGTTTGCCTCCTCCCGCAGAAGAGTTGCTGACCAGGACGGTAATCGTGCATGCGCAGGCAGCACTACCCGATTGCGTGGCCTTCTACCCGCGGGTGTCCAAGCGCCGATCAAACCGTGGATTAAAAGAGGCGGTTGGCTTGGGTTCTCCGAGTTATCTCTCAAGCAAAGAGTGGCGGATCGTCAAGGAGGCCGGCTCCGGAAGGGACGGCCATCGTAGG from Candidatus Methylacidithermus pantelleriae carries:
- a CDS encoding arsenate reductase ArsC; this encodes MGSRWLSLWKWLVYAPESCGLREELSDVHSRGMAWSPTDLSQSVCKEAFPCAAAKKRGRASNSKGIERRMEGKDDGSQKAGLILCTHNSARSQMAEGWLRHLAADKCEVHSAGTVATGVNPLAIRVMAEVGIDISGQHSKTLDRYLSESWDCVITVCDQANETCPHFPGVGKRLHWSIPDPTRTQTTKEKEMEVYRKVRDDIRAHVEELLIKEE
- the bioD gene encoding dethiobiotin synthase — protein: MQLFITGTTTGVGKTVFSCELLRRWRRQGKKAIGLKPVSTGDRRDAELLAEAMDGTLSVEEVNPAHWDIPAAPLVAYRRGGKPLDLDFLCEHVARFCRRYSHVVVEGIGGWLSPLAPGITVREWVQRLSLPVILVTRSELGTLSPTLATAESILASGMCLRGIALNFHGVMPGPASTTHAEILEEWIGVPVFSFGGEAGFPQQFPDWLNS
- the pdxH gene encoding pyridoxamine 5'-phosphate oxidase: MSLDSTSLAHLRRIYENRPIAWETLPQEPLVEFRRWLELALAVEAYEPNAMVIATANREGRPSARIVLLKGLDERGLIFFTNRESRKGQELKENPFASVVFYWPSLQRQVCLRGAVEPLEEELAHAYFRSRPREHQLASWASRQSTPIPMDRSFLETRLQEVAERFRNQEVPPPPYWGGYRVIPDTVEFWQGRPNRLHDRFRYTRLPSGNWQLERLAP
- a CDS encoding c-type cytochrome; its protein translation is MHGKRNPTTQCVGIEAPLGHRRLTGLNGLWFSGQTWGWLVVATLGLVSAAWGQVSPQQMEEGKKVYETTCMVCHQPTGMGIPGVYPPLAGGDFVAGGNRRAISIVLNGLQGAVTVKGVPYNGVMQAWKAVLTDDKIAAVLTYERNSFGNKASPVTPEQVKKVRDELANRTTPFTPAEIEQIPNEDVKP
- a CDS encoding sulfurtransferase, coding for MLEFPAPAPDLIVSPEELLARLGDSSLVVLDVRGEVVHVTDTEGKPATRYHPLPEEYERGHIPGALFVDFTLDIVNEEEPIPLQLAPAEKFARTMSQLGVDEEKWVVVYDADGSYLATRLWWALTSYGHPHVSVLEEGFAGWIRRGYPVRHGVESPSPSRWTVSREASSRLELPAVWSMMQEKGGIILDARSPDRYGQGHIPGAKNLPFFELKDPVTGKFLDPPRVIERLRKAGIPEDRATPIVCSCGSGHSATLVFLQLYRLGYRNLWVYDGSWNEWSRSGLPQEKEIETC
- a CDS encoding OsmC family protein, giving the protein MAVAPFPHLYEVAAQMKETSPVEVSGQELATLQIGPPPEFGGQKGYWSPETLFLASIVGCFLLTFRALAELSSQKWLELRCEVQGQVEKIEGRLAFRRIVLRAHLRVPTGQATAKTQRLLERAEEHCLIANSLRIPAELEAEITEAG